One stretch of Thermus thermamylovorans DNA includes these proteins:
- the rplD gene encoding 50S ribosomal protein L4, with protein sequence MYQIPVLSSSGRRELAAELPQEVNPHLLWEVVRWQLAKRRRGTASTKTRGEVAYSGRKIYPQKHTGRARHGDIGAPIFVGGGTVFGPKPRDYGYTLPKKVRRAGLAMAVADRAREGKLLLVEDFAGVNGKTKEFLAWAKGAGLDGSESVLLVAESEPVRRAARNLPWVVALSPEGLNVYDILRTERLVMDLKAWEAFQARLGGEA encoded by the coding sequence GTGTACCAGATCCCAGTCCTTTCCTCTTCCGGCAGACGGGAGCTTGCCGCAGAACTGCCCCAGGAGGTGAACCCCCACCTCCTCTGGGAGGTGGTGCGCTGGCAGCTGGCCAAGAGGCGCCGGGGCACCGCCAGCACCAAGACCCGGGGGGAGGTGGCCTACTCGGGCCGCAAGATCTACCCCCAGAAGCACACCGGCCGGGCCCGCCACGGGGACATCGGCGCCCCCATCTTCGTGGGGGGCGGCACCGTCTTCGGCCCCAAGCCCCGGGACTACGGCTACACCCTGCCCAAGAAGGTGCGCAGGGCGGGCCTGGCCATGGCCGTGGCCGACCGGGCCCGGGAGGGGAAGCTCCTCCTGGTGGAGGACTTCGCTGGGGTAAACGGCAAGACCAAGGAGTTCCTGGCCTGGGCTAAGGGTGCGGGGCTCGATGGCTCCGAGAGCGTGCTCCTGGTGGCGGAAAGCGAACCCGTGCGCCGGGCGGCCCGCAACCTTCCCTGGGTGGTGGCCTTGAGCCCCGAAGGGCTCAACGTCTACGACATCCTGCGCACGGAGCGCCTGGTCATGGACCTGAAGGCCTGGGAGGCCTTCCAGGCCCGCTTGGGGGGTGAGGCGTGA
- a CDS encoding 50S ribosomal protein L23: protein MKTAFDVILAPVLSEKAYAGFAQGKYAFWVHPRATKTEIKNAVEAAFKVKVVGVNTLRVRGKKKRLGRYLGRRPDRKKAIVQVAPGQKIEALEGLI from the coding sequence GTGAAGACCGCCTTCGACGTGATCCTGGCCCCCGTCCTCTCCGAGAAGGCCTACGCCGGCTTCGCCCAAGGCAAGTACGCCTTCTGGGTGCACCCGCGGGCCACCAAGACCGAGATCAAAAACGCGGTGGAGGCCGCCTTCAAGGTCAAGGTGGTGGGGGTGAACACCCTGAGGGTGCGGGGCAAGAAGAAGCGCCTGGGCCGTTACCTGGGCCGGCGCCCCGACCGCAAGAAGGCCATCGTGCAGGTGGCCCCCGGGCAGAAGATCGAGGCCCTGGAGGGCCTCATCTAG
- the rplC gene encoding 50S ribosomal protein L3 — MKGILGTKVGMTRIYREDRAIPVTVILAGPCPVVGRRTPEKDGYTAVQLGFLPQNPKRVNRPMKGHFAKAGVAPVRFLKEIRGFSPEGDVVTVEIFRPGERVDVTGTSKGRGTAGVMKRWNFAGGPDSHGAHKIHRHPGSIGNRKTPGRVYKGKRMAGRYGAERVTVMNLEVVDVIPEENLLLVKGAVPGPSGGLLLVRETKKVAQ, encoded by the coding sequence GCACCAAGGTGGGCATGACCCGGATCTACCGGGAGGACCGGGCCATCCCCGTCACCGTGATCCTGGCCGGGCCCTGCCCCGTGGTGGGGCGGCGCACCCCGGAGAAGGACGGGTACACCGCGGTGCAGCTGGGCTTCCTGCCTCAGAACCCCAAGCGGGTGAACCGGCCCATGAAGGGGCACTTCGCCAAGGCGGGGGTGGCCCCGGTGCGCTTCCTCAAGGAGATCCGCGGCTTCAGCCCCGAGGGGGACGTGGTGACGGTGGAGATCTTCCGGCCCGGGGAACGGGTGGACGTGACCGGGACCTCCAAGGGGAGGGGCACCGCAGGGGTGATGAAGCGCTGGAACTTCGCGGGCGGCCCCGACTCCCACGGCGCCCACAAGATCCACCGCCACCCGGGCTCCATCGGCAACCGCAAGACCCCGGGCCGGGTCTACAAGGGCAAGCGGATGGCCGGCCGCTACGGGGCGGAGCGGGTCACGGTGATGAACCTCGAGGTGGTGGACGTGATCCCCGAGGAAAACCTGCTTCTGGTCAAAGGCGCCGTCCCCGGGCCCAGCGGGGGCCTCTTGCTGGTGCGCGAGACCAAGAAGGTGGCCCAGTGA